A genomic window from Triticum urartu cultivar G1812 chromosome 7, Tu2.1, whole genome shotgun sequence includes:
- the LOC125518100 gene encoding cysteine-rich receptor-like protein kinase 44, with the protein MSSVKGWPRSGGPEKNLTGRVEAALSPETVRWEWRGGTRRGESGRADNGMEDDQSRLDLECAGGDSLEKDSTPQHVGADNGECHALFGHKVLHNISFSLLKSITRNFSEAQEVGRGGFGVVYKGVLPSGRTIAVKQLFERYEILDKTFDSEIDCIAGLKHKNTVRFLGYSSETQRVRRLCDGKLQWVRSRQRLLCFEYLPKGCLAPYLSDASCGLHWTTRYQIIKGICEGVHYLHQHRIIHRDFKPQNVLLDDNMVPKIADFGLSRHLNESQSRDITENKFGTMGYMAPEFFNNGEITFKTDVYSLGVIIMEILMGHKECSNVKEIVESWTNKFRTSDSHTTLEEVKVCAEIGIKCRNYDPRNRPATWSIIRGILDEAEISNWSVTSDVATSTEGQIRLASKRLDELKLMDDSATPSQQQPSTLEVEQEGGKVSQERKRKASTVSVVTGLMSTLSGKL; encoded by the exons ATGTCAAGCGTCAAAGGATGGCCGCGGTCGGGTGGGCCGGAGAAGAACTTGACGGGAAGGGTGGAGGCGGCGCTCTCGCCGGAGACAGTGAGATGGGAGTGGAGGGGCGGAACGCGGAGGGGGGAAAGCGGCCGTGCGGACAATGGAATGGAGGACGACCAGAGCAGGCTTGACCTGGAGTGTGCGGGCGGAGACTCACTGGAGAAAGATAGCACACCACAGCACGTGGGTGCCGACAATGGCGAATGCCACGCACTGTTTGGCCAC AAAGTGTTGCACAATATATCTTTTTCACTTCTCAAGTCCATCACAAGGAATTTCTCTGAAGCTCAGGAAGTCGGCAGGGGCGGGTTCGGGGTGGTCTACAAG GGAGTGCTTCCAAGTGGTCGCACCATCGCCGTGAAGCAGCTCTTCGAAAGGTACGAGATCCTGGACAAGACTTTCGATAGCGAGATCGACTGTATTGCAGGTCTCAAGCACAAGAATACGGTGCGATTTCTCGGGTACTCCTCTGAGACGCAGCGTGTACGAAGACTGTGCGACGGGAAGCTTCAGTGGGTACGCAGC CGGCAGAGGCTGCTCTGCTTTGAGTACCTGCCCAAAGGGTGTCTTGCTCCCTATCTCTCCG ATGCATCTTGCGGACTTCATTGGACCACACGTTATCAAATAATCAAGGGGATCTGTGAGGGTGTACATTATCTTCACCAGCACCGTATTATTCACAGGGACTTCAAACCTCAGAATGTACTATTGGATGATAACATGGTTCCCAAAATTGCGGATTTCGGTCTATCGCGACACTTAAATGAAAGCCAGAGTCGGGATATTACTGAAAACAAGTTTGGGACAAT GGGATATATGGCACCAGAATTCTTCAATAATGGAGAAATCACATTCAAGACAGACGTATATAGTCTGGGTGTTATAATCATGGAGATACTTATGGGACATAAGGAGTGCTCCAATGTTAAGGAG ATAGTTGAAAGTTGGACGAACAAATTCAGGACATCAGATAGCCATACAACCTTGGAAGAAGTAAAAGTATGTGCTGAGATAGGGATAAAATGCAGGAACTATGACCCCCGGAACAGGCCTGCTACATGGTCTATCATCCGTGGAATACTGGATGAAGCGGAAATTTCGAACTGGTCTGTTACAAGTGATGTAGCTACCTCTACAGAAGGGCAG ATAAGACTTGCCTCCAAGCGGTTGGATGAGCTGAAGTTGATGGATGATTCTGCTACACCATCCCAACAGCAACCATCAACGCTGGAAGTGGAGCAGGAGGGTGGCAAAGTGAGCCAagagaggaagaggaaggcaTCAACCGTGAGTGTCGTGACTGGGCTGATGAGTACCCTCAGTGGCAAGCTT